The nucleotide sequence AATAAAAATCCGCTCCAGCGTACGCAGGTGCAACCGCTCCAGGAGTTCCTGTTCTTCGTGGCGAAGTTCCCGCTCCAGGAGCGTCACCAGTTGCCGGGCATGATACTGGATCACCTCGGGCACGGTAAAAAGGCGGGGTTTGTTTTCATGAATCATCAAGAGATTCACCGAGATCGACTGCTCACAGTCGGTGAAGGCGTAGAGGCCATCCACTACATCCTGGGTGTAGACACCCCGAGGCAGGCGGATCTCGATTTCCACGTTCTCCGAGGTATAATCGTTGATCTGGGCAATCTTTATCTTCCCTCGCCGGGTAGCGTTCTCAATCGAAGCGATGAGAGACTCCGTGGTAGTCCCAAAGGGGATCTCCCTGATCACGATCCGTTTCTCATCGCTCGTATCGAGAGTTGCCCGAACCAGGACCTTTCCCTGCCCCTGGGCATAATCCGACACATCGAGAAGCCCCCCCGTGGGGAAATCGGGATAGAGCTCTACCGTTTCTCCCCGCAACGCTGCCTGCACCGCCCGGATCACCTCGACAAAATTATGGGGCAAGATCCGCGTGGACATCCCCACGGCGATTCCCTCGGCTCCAAGCACCAGGGCCAGGGGGATCTTGGCGGGAAAGACCACAGGCTCCCGATTACGGCCGTCGTAACTCTCGACGTATTCTGTCAGCTCGGGACGCCAGAGGATCTCCTTGGCGATAGGATTGATCCGGCACTCGATATACCGTGCTGCCGAGGCGCGATCCCCGGTGAAAATATTCCCGAAGTTCCCCTGGGTATCGATGAACAGCCCCTTGTTGGCCAGCACCACCAGAGCTTCGTAGATGGAGGCATCCCCGTGGGGATGGTATTTCATGCAGTGACCGACCACGTTGGCCACTTTATGAAACTTGCCGTCGTCCACTTCCAGAAGGGAGTGAAGAATCCTCCGTTGCACCGGTTTCAGGCCATCCTCCACGTGGGGGATGGCCCGATCCTTGATAACGTAACTGGCGTATTCCAGAAAGTTGGAGTTAAACAGAGTATGTACGTAGGCCATCAGATCAAATTCTCCATAATAAAGGCCCGTCGTTCCGGAGTGTTCTTTCCCATAAAAAAGGTCAGGGTCTCCTGAATATCCTTGATGGTTTTCAGATTCACCGGGACAATCCGCATGTCCTCGCCGATGAACTGACCGAACTCCCGGGGTGATATTTCGCCGAGCCCCTTGAAGCGGGTTACCTCGGCGCCCCGGATTTCCTGGACCGCCCGGGCCCGTTCAGCTTCGGAGTAGCAGTAGCGTGTTTCCTTCTTGTTTCGGACCCGGAACAGGGGCGTCTCAAGGATGTACATGTGATTTGCCACGACCAGTTCCTCAAAATACTGGAGGAAGAAAGTAAGCAGAAGATTCCTGATATGAAACCCGTCGTGATCGGCGTCGGTGGCGATAACGATTCGCTGGTAGCGCAAAGTGGCCACGTCTTCTTCGATTCCCAGGGCCATCATCATGTTGTAGAGCTCTTCGTTACGGTAGATCTCGCCCCGCTTCTTCGCATACATGTTCTGGGGCTTTCCCCGGAGTGAAAAAATCGCCTGGGTGTAAACATCGCGTGCCCCTACCATGCTCCCCGTTGCGCTGTCTCCCTCGGTGATGAAGATCGTGCTCTCTTCGCCGCGCTTGTCCCGATCGCCCCGGTGAAACTTGCAATCCTTCAACTTGGGAATCTTCAGGGAGATACGCTTCGCGGCCTCCCGGCTCTCTTTTCGGACAGTATTAAGCTCCTTGCGAAGTTTCTCGTTCTGGGTGATCTTTGCTTCCAGTTTTTTGGCAGCCCCCTGGTTGCGAAAGAGGAAATCCGCCACGGCCTCCCGGACCTGGTTCACGATCCATCCGCGGATGTCAGAGTTACCCAACTTGTTTTTTGTCTGTCCCTCGAACTGGGGCTCCTTGAGCCGCACCGCTACAGCCCCGGCGATCCCCTCCCGGACATCCTCTCCGGCGTAGTTCTTCTTGAAAAACTCGTTGACACCCTTGAGCACTCCTTCGCGGAAGGCACTCTGATGGGTTCCTCCGTCAGCGGTAAACTGGCCGTTCACAAAGGAGAAGTAGGTTTCTCCGTAATTGGAAGTGTGGGTGAGGGCGAATTCCAGACGTTCATCCCGATAATGAGCAATTCCGTAGAGTTCTGCATCGCCCACCTCATTGGCCAGCAGATCTTTCAATCCTCCGTTGGAAAAAATCTTCTGTTTGTTATAGAGGATCGCAAGTCCCGCGTTGAGATACGCGTAGTTCCACAGTCGCTGGAGGATAAACTCCTCGTTGAACTGATACTCCCCGAAGAGACTGTGATCCGGCCTGAACTGAACCCAGGTGCCGTCTTTCTGACTGCTTTTCTTCCCCTGGCGATGTTTTTTGAGAACCCCCGCAGCGAAGATCGCCTCGGCCCAGGCACCGTCACGGAAGCTGACAGCGTGAAAATGCTCCGACAGGGCGTTTACCGCCTTGGTCCCCACTCCGTTCAACCCCACGGAGAACTGGAAGACCTCGTCGTTGTATTTTGCCCCGGTATTGATCTGACTTACCGCATCTTTCAACTTTCCCAGGGGGATCCCCCGGCCATAGTCACGAACCGTAATCGTTCCGTCGTCATCACGCTTGATCTCGATCTTCCGACCGTGGCCCATGATAAACTCGTCGATCGCGTTGTCCACGATCTCCTTGATCAGGATGTAGATTCCATCTTCAAAATTGCTGCCATCCCCCAAGCGCCCCACATACATCCCGCTACGCAGACGTATGTGATCCAGGCTGGAGAGGGTTTTGATCGAATTCTCGTCGTACTTCGTCATCGCACAGGAAGATATCACATTCCGACCGGGGTGGTCACCGTCCCTCCCTTGTTACTCCTGGGGCTCGAGCCCCTGGTTTGGCGTCTCTGGTTTGGCGTATTATTATTACTATCCATGGTGTGTCCCGTGAATGAAAGGGTCCTGCAAGGCAGGCCCGGTTGGTTCTGGTTCTTCTTCAACGATCCATCCCTCAGGGGTCTGATGGTCACCTGTCGGCACATCACGGGGATTGCTCCTGCCTTTGCACTGGCCCTGATCATCCTCCTGGGAAGCTGCACAACTCCGGGGGGTGCCGCTGATCAGGAATCCCGGCAGGGTGTTCTTCCCGACGAGGATGTCACCCTGGACGAGGACGACCCGGAACCGCTCCTCACCATAACCGCGATCATTCTGGAGCTCCACTGGACGACCCCCCGAACACAACTCATCCTGGATCACTCGCCCTTGCTCAAGAGGGTCTTTGCCGGAGATCCCCAGGTGGTTTCCTTTGCCGATCGGGATCCCCGGCGATCGACACGCCTGGTCTTCCGTTTTCACGTGAACACCACCGCCGCGCCGCCCTTTGTTTCTGATCCCGACCGCTTTATCAATCCCCAGCTTTACGAATAGCTCCCCGCAATACCCCGGAGAAGAGCCTCCGCCACGCCGGGACACCGCACCGGGGCTATATCTCCCGGGTATCCCTTGAAAATCATGAGAAAAAAGAACTACCTTTAGGGTGTGGAAAAAGCAATAGATTCTCTTACGTTCGAAACAGTGGATGGCCCCCTGAGGGATCACGAGGTAACGGTTTTTTCTCTCTCTACCTGCGCCTTCTGTCACAAGGCGATTGATTTTCTCACCACGTCGGGCGTCCAGTTCCAGTACATTCACCTGGACCTGATCGACCAATCGACAAAGCGCGCGGTGAAGCGGGAACTTTCGGACCGCTTTGACAACGTCGTGGTCTTTCCGATTCTCGTGGTGGATCATCAACGGGCATTCTCCGGATTTACCGAATCGGTCTGGACACGAGCCCTGGATCTCTAGGTCTGAGGACCTTTCAGGAGGGCCCCTGTGAAGCAGCGAACTGTCGAGGAAACACAGCATTTTATTGATAAAGCCGCCCGACATTACGGGTGGGTCCCGGTGGGAGATGCGCAATTCCGGCAACGGATTGCTCAAGGCCTTACCGACAATGTAAACCGCTACGGCTACTACCTCTGTCCATGCCGGGACGGAGAGGGCCTCCGCCAGGAAGACCGGGACATCATCTGTCCGTGCACATACGCTGCCCCGGACATCGCCGACTACGGACAATGCTTCTGCGGACTCTTTCTCTCCCCCGAAAAATCCCGGGAGGGAGGCGATGTCTCCCAGATCCCCGAAAGACGCCCCCTGGAACGGTAAGCTCCTGTTCCGGGCCTGGCGCCTCCTGGTCTGGCCCTTTTATCTGGGCCCTTTTATCTGGGCCCTTTTATCTGGGCCCTTTTTGTCTGGGCCTTTTTTCGTTCTCAGCTCTTTTCCTGGCCAGCGGGAAGCTCGTGAAGTTCCCGGAGCAGCTCCCCGGCGGCGGGGTTGTCGGGCTCCAGCTTCAAGACAAACTGGCAATCCGCCAGGGCCGTCTCCTGCTCTCCCATCTCGCGATACAGCTCGGCCCGGGCAATCCTCGAATCCACGTGGTACGGGTCGTACTCCAGGCAACGCGAGAAATCTGTCAGAGCCTCTTCTGTTTTCCCTTGAGCCCGATACACCACCCCCCGATAGTGATAAGCCTTGGTGGTCTTGGGAGATATCTTGATGGTGGCGGTGAAATCTTCCACAGCTCCGGCTGTATCCTGGACCGCAAAGCGGGCCATACCCCGGTGGGTGTAAATGATGGCGCTCACATACGGCTCGGGCTGGTAGGCCAGGATATCGCCATAGACCCGAATAGCCGACTTGTAGTCCTTCTGGCTGTGGAAGTGCAACGCCCTGATCAACATGGTGTCAATGGTATCACTCCCGGTATGAATCGGGTCCTCGCCCTCGGAACCGTTTCCGGAAGCGCTCTTGCTACCGGACAGCTCCCCCAGCTGGGACCAGAAGGTGGCCCGACGACGCATTAATTTCCGGCTCATGGTGCGCTGATAGTCACGAATTTCCTGAAAAATAATATCCGAGAGCGTCAGGTTTGCATTGAGCGCCGCCAGCTTGCGCCGCAACTTTGTGTCCAGGGGAGTCAATTCGGCCTTGTACACAAGCTCGTGCTCCACCTCGGCCCAGGCATCCTGAAGAATCGTCCGAAGCTGCACCTCGCAAATCCAGCGCCGATCCAGATGAAAGCTGTCGCGAATATCCCGGGGCAACTCGATCAGGAGATGTACCGAGCTGTAGCCGAACTCGGTCTCCCCCAGATGAGCGCCTTTCCGCTCCACCTCGGTGATCTCGAAGGCTCCACGGAGCGCCTCCTCCACCACGGTGAGCTCCTCCACAAAGGGACAGACCACGCGAACCCCCAGGAGATCGGTAATAAGCACATCCCCGCCGGGGCCGCTCTCGCGGGAACGGCGCAAGAGTTTTTCGTAGAAGCTGTCAAAGGACTTGATGCGGTATTTCAAGGTGGGGCTGCTGATCTCGGCCGACGCCAGGGCAACTTTTATTCGCCGTTGCATCTCGTGCAAAGCCTTTTCCAAAGCACATGCCTGATGCTCATACTGGTACTGGAGCTCCCGACGAGAAGGGAGCGGCAACGTTAAGCAGTACATTGCCCCATTATAACACGCACAGTACAATTAGAACGAGGAGGAAGAGAAAAAGATGAAGAAATTTGACAATCTTTTACCGGAAATTATATTCCTTCTGGTTCTCACGGCCTTTTCCCTGGCTTTTTTTCGCCTCATGAGTCCTTTTTTGCTTAGCGCCTTTCTGGCAGTCGTTCTGGCAAATCTCTTCTGGCCCATCTTTGACAGGATTTCCCGGCGTTTCGGCAAACCCCGTCTGGCAGCAGCCCTCACCACGGGGCTAATCATTCTGATTGTTATTATTCCTGCGGGAACCGTCACAGCTCTGGTGGCTGCAGAAGTTATCGAACTGGTGGGGATCTTCCGCCGACAGTGGGGCGAAACCCCGGTGACCGAACTTCTGACCATCCTTCAGGAGCATGTGGCTGCCCTCCCCCTCATTAGAAGCGTTCTGGCCTATCTGCCGGAGGAGGAAGTTGCCAGAGCTTTTGAAGAGACCTTCCGGGCCTCGGGGGATCATCTTCTGCGCATGGCCCGGCGGTACCTGGGAAGCGTCTCCACAGGACTTTTCAAGTTCCTTATCACTATCCTGCTGACCTTCTTTTTTATCCTCGATGGCCCGCGTATGGTTCACCGCATCAAGGAGTTTCTCCCCCTGAGCGATCACAATATCGATCAGATAACAAGCGAGACGGTGAACACCATCGGCGCCACCCTGGCCAGCACCGTTTTTCTGGGAATCCTCGAGGGAGCCATGACAACAATTCTTTTTCTCTCCCTGGGACTCCCCAGCCCCTTTCTCTGGGGAGTGGTCACCATGGTTCTCTCCATGATACCGCTGGTGGGGACGAACCTCATTCTTCTTCCGGCCGGAATCTTGTCGATCCTCCTGGGCCGTCCCCTGGCAGGGTTCATCATTATCTGTGTGGGCGCCGGGATAGTAGGTATCAACCAGAACATTATTCGCCCAAAACTTGTGGGAAACCGGACCGGGCTACACCCTGCCCTGGCCCTCCTTTCAACAATCGGAGGGCTGGCCCACCTGGGGCTGATCGGCTTCCTGGTGGGTCCCGTGGCTGCGTCGCTCTTCATTGTTACCTGGAGGCAGTTCGGGAAGCGCTACGAGCGCATCCTGGCCGAGAAAAACACGCCCCTTCTGTAGGCCCCCGCCTCTTTCCAAAACTCTGTCTCAAATTCCTGCCATACTCCGCAGGTGTGTCTCCACTTCGCCCAGGGCCCGCTGGTATTGCTCCTGGAGATTCCCCAGGTGATCCTGAAGGAGCTTGGCGAACTCCGGGTCCTGGGATGCCTCAAGCCGCACGGGACGGCCATACTGTTGGGACAGTTGCTGCTCCCGCTGTTTGAGGCGGGGGCCATACTGCTCCGTGAGCCCCTCTATCAATTGATTTCGATCCTGGAGATAGCGCGAGAAGAACTCCCGTACTTGCTGAAGTATCGCATCGACCATGGACCGGTCCCGCGACAATTCCTTCATCACCGTCGCAAGTTCATCGAGCCGAGCCAGGTCGCGCTCCTCCTGCGGAAGCACCAAGTTGCTCCGTACCGCCTCAAAAAGGCCTTCCTTCACCCAGACCAACTCGTTCTTGGGGAAGGCTTTCAGAGCCTTCTTGAGCTGAAAATCGGGGTCCTTTCGGAGGGTCGCGAGCATCTTCCGCCCCTCGTTCCGTGCCTCATGCTTCCGAACCGCCTCGGGGTCTCCCTGGATATCCCTGGTCTTTTCCAGGGCGATCTCCAGTGCTGATTTTATCTCTGCCATGAACCAAGTATACAGAAAAAAAGCGTTTCGCAAAAGCAGGACCGCTCTTTCTCCCGTCTCCGTAGGATGTGAAAGCAACGGGAAAAGAGGCCAAAGAGATGGCCCGGTACATGGAACAGGTTAAAAACGGCTGCGGTCCTCGGGAACGACTTTTGGGAGAAGGTGCCCACGTTCTGAGCGATCAGGATCTTTTAGCGGTGGTCCTGGGAAGCGGCCACCAGGGATGCGGCGTCTTTGCCCTGGCCCAGCGGGTTCTGGGGGTGCTGGAAGAGAGCCAATTTCGGGCAACTCCCCAGGAGCTCATGTCAGTAAGCGGCGTTGGCCCCGCCAAGGCAACTCTTCTGGCAGCGGCAGTTGAGTTCTGCCGGCGCGTTCTGGCCCCCAGAAACTACCGGATACGTCACCCCTCCGACGCGGTACCGCTTCTTCAGCACTACGCCGATCGGAGACAGGAACACTTTCTTGCGATCTCCCTGAACGGAGCTCACGAAGTCAACGCGGTACGAATCGTCTCGGTGGGGTTGGTGAACCGAACCCTGGTACACCCCAGGGAGGTTTTTGCCGATGCGCTCCAGGATCGGGCTGCTGCGATTATTGTGGCCCACAACCACCCCAGCGGAAACACCGATCCCAGTGCCGAGGACCGGGCAGTCACCCGAACCCTCACCGAAGCGGGTGACATTTTGGGGATCCGCCTTCTGGATCATATCGTCTTCTCCTCCCAGGGCTACTACAGTTTCCGGGAGAATGACGAACTTTAGTCCCCGCGGGATGAATCACCCAGGGATATTCCCTGGGGAGACTCCTTCTCTGCCGCCGGGGCAGAGACCTCGGAGGCTTCAGGGCTTCCAGAGTTCTCAGGCTTTTCTGAAGAACCGGTGCGCTTCTTTGCCTTCCTCCGGAAGGTAAAGGCTCCGTTGCGCACACCTACCAGGATATGATCTCCCTCGCCGAAGCGACGGCGCAGGAGATCCATCGCCAGGGGATCCTCGATCTCCCGCTGGATGGTACGGCGCAGGGGGCGCGCTCCGTATTTCACATCGTAGCCGCGCTCGATCAGCAGATCTCTGGCGGAGCGAGTCACCTCCAGGGTGATATCCCGCTCGGCCAGACGTGTCTGCATATCTCCCAGAAGAATTTCCAGGATTGAACGAACCTGCGGATCCGAGAGACTATGAAACACCACAATCTCGTCAACCCGGTTTATGAACTCCGGACGGAACTGCTTGCGAAGCTCATTCATCGCCGATGCGCGGATCTCCCGGTACTCCAGAAGCCCCTCGTTGGAGCGGAACCCCACCGAGGCATCCCTGGTTATCTCACGAGCTCCGGCGTTGGACGTCATAATGAGAACGGTGTTTCTGAAGCTTACCTTGTGGCCCAGATTATCCTGGAGCTCTCCCTCTTCCAGAATCTGCAGGAGCAGGTTAAACACATCGGGATGGGCTTTTTCGATCTCGTCCAGAAGCACGACGCTGTAGGGCTTCCTGCGGATTTTCTCGGTGAGAACGCCTCCTTCTTCGTAGCCGACATATCCCGGGGGTGCTCCCACAAGGCGGGAGACATTGTGCTTCTCCATGTAATCAGACATATCTATCCTGATGAGGGCGTCGGACGTCCCAAAGAGAAACTCCGCCAGCGATTTGGCCAGCAGGCTTTTTCCAACCCCCGTGGGCCCCAGAAAGATGAAAGACCCCATGGGCCGCTCGGGGGCACTCAGCCCCGTCCGGGACCGCCGAATCGCTGAAGCGATCCCCTGAATAGCCTCATCCTGTCCGATCACACTCCGGTGGAGATCCTTCTCTATATCAAGAAGGCGCTCGCTTTCGCTCTGGGCAATCCGGACCAGAGGGATGCCGGTAATCTCGCTGAGGACGTAATTAATGTCTTCTGCATCGACAACGCTCTGCTCGCTCCGCAGCGTCACCCGCCAGTGGCTCCTGAGTTGCTCCACCCGATCTTTGAGTTGGCGCACCTCGTCCCGGACAGCAGCAGCCCGCTCATAGTTCTGGCTGTTGACCAGGGCGATCTTCTCGCTGTTCAGTTGTTCAATGTGCCGTTCCAGCTCGGCGATCTCCGTAGGTCGGACACTGTTGGATATCCGTTTCCGGCTTCCCGCTTCATCGATCAGATCGATCGCCTTGTCGGGCAGAAAGCGATCTGCTATGTAGCGTCTGGACATAACCGAGGCAACCTCCAGGGCTCCCGGCGTATACGAAACGTTATGATGCTCCTCATAGCGTTCCTTGATCCCCCGGAGGATCTCGATCGTTTCTTCCACCGAGGGTTCCGGAACGATGACTGACTGGAACCGCCGCTCCAGGGCTGCGTCTTTCTCGATGTATTTCTTGTATTCATTCAGGGTAGTCGCGCCGATGCACTGCATCTCTCCCCGCGAAAGGGCTGGTTTAAGCATATTGCTGGCATCGATCGCGCCTTCGGCCCCACCGGCTCCGATGATGGTATGAAGCTCGTCTATGAAGAGGATGACGTTACCGCTGTTGGTGATCTCCTTCATGACCCGCTTCAGCCGCTCTTCAAACTCACCCCGATATTTGGTGCCCGCTATGAGGCTCGCCAGATCCAGCGTGAGAACCCGCTTGCCCATCAACACCTCGGGAGCCGTCCCATTGACGATTTCCTGGGCAAGGCCCTCCACGATGGCGGTTTTTCCCACCCCCGGCTCTCCAATGAGAACGGGATTGTTCTTGGTTCGTCGGGCCAGAATCTGAATGACCCGCTCGATTTCACGCTTTCGCCCCACCACCGGATCCAGGCGGTTATCCCGAGCCAGAGAGGTGAGATCACGGGCAAACTCATCCAGAGTCGGGGTCGCCTTCTTTCCCGCCTGGGCGGTAGAAACCCTGCGCCGCCCCGCGCCTCCGGTGCTTCCCTGAGCACTGCCTGATCCGGAACCCGCGGCTGCTCCCGCAGGAGAACTTCCCCGGGATTCGCCGCCGCTCAAATCAACAATGACCTCACGGAGCATATCCACGGTCACACCAAACTGATCCAGAAAGAAGGAGGTCTTGCTCTCGTGCTCGCGACAGCAGGCAAGAAGGAGATGCTCGGTACCGATATACTCGTGGCCCAGATTTCGGGCTTCCTCAGCTGAATCCTCCAGAACCTTGCGCCCCCGCGACGAGGGAGGGACATCCCCCAGGGTAAACCCCCCGCGTTTCTTGGGAATGGAGTTCTCCAACTCGATCTGCATCTTGGCAGGATCGATCATCACCTTCTCAAGGGCTTTGTAGCCGAGCCCTCCCCCTTCTTTGAGGATCGCCAGCATGATATGCTCGGGCAAGAGTTGCTCCGAATGAAACCGCTTCGCCTCATCCTGGGCAAGTATCTGCAAAACCCGCTGGGCTCGTTGTGTCAATCCTTTAAACATCTTCCTACTCCTGTTGCGCCGTTGCGGCTCTCAGCATCTCTCTGATCAGCATGGCCCGTCGCGCGTCAAGGCTCTCACGGGTATTCTCGTCCTTTTTTTCCGAGAACACCACCACTGAACTATCACAAGCGGCAAAAAAAAGATTCGTGACCTCTGGGCAGGCCACGCCGTCGATCAAACCACAGGCAGCTCCCAGGCGGACCAGACCAATCTGTTCCATAGCCTCATGGCGAGGCAAAACCCGAGCGAAAGAGAGCACTCCCAACGCCCGGTGAACCGCATCCTCCAGCTCGTGCCGGTGATCCTGGAGGAGCAAATCCCTAGCCTTCCGCTCATAATATACTAACCGCTCTACCAGGGTAGCAAGTTCTGCCGCCGTTTCATCCTCGGACTCACCAAAAGAAGCCGGGCAGGCAAGTCGATACAGCGAAGGATGGATACCATCCTCCCCTGGCAGGGGATGGATCAAAACCCGCGAACTCCCTTTCGGGGGAATCCCCTTGCCCTGTCGTGGCAACCCCTGGGCCCCCTGCTGAAGAGCGGGCAGAAACAGGACCGCCCCGGCGGTGAGGCCCGTTCCAACCCGGTGAAGGTGCGGCGAGAGATAGCCCAACCGGAGTGATACTGCGTAGGAGAGATGCTCTTCCAGAAGCCGATCAAGGAGAGAGGCTTTCTCCTGGGCCATCTCCGGAGCCCACCCCCCCGACGTTCCCTGGATGGTCACGTGATCTTCGCCTCCGAGGCGAATCATCTCTTCTTCGCCCGGGGAGACGATAGAGAAGGAGGTCTCTTCTTCCCCGGCCAGGATTCCCCGGACCGAGAAAAAACGGCGGACTTCAGGGATCAGACGGGGGCCGTCAATTACGTAATACTCCTCGGGAAGGGCCGTTCCTGCCTGTTCAACCCGCCGTCGCACTTCCCGGCGTTCGGCCTCTCCAGCACCCTCGTTGAACGGAATATCCGCCAGGTTTCGTCCCAGCTCCACTATGGTGGCCACCACCACATCGCTGTCCGGCCCGGCGTGAGAAAACCACCCTTGAGGAGATGGAACTGCCCTATGAATCAGCATGGTCAGATATGTCAGAGGCAGCCGGAGCATCCAGGGAGAGCTCCTGGAGCTGGTCCCTGAGGAGCGCAGCCGACTCGAAATCCTCCTGCTCCACTGCCAGAGAGAGGCGGTGGAGCACACGCTCCCGCTCCACAAAGATCCGGCGGTAGCGGGCGAGCCGTTGCGGCAACCGTCCCTGGTGGGACGCATCTTCCCGGTGGAGCCGAAGAATGCGATCAATCGCCTGGTCAAAAAGAGCGTAACATTCGGAACACCCCACCCGGTGGCGGAGGACAACGTCCCGCAAGGTGGTTCCGCAACGCGGACAAGCCTGGCTGGTCCGGGGACCACAGCGATGCCAGGCAAAAACTCCCTCGAAAAGATACGCCACCGAGGGGCAGCCCTCCTGAAGACCCGCCACACCCAATTCCTGCGCTTCCTGAAGCGACAGGTCGCGCTGTTGTCGCGCGGCCCCCTTCATTCGTATCAGGGTATACCGTCGATCCCGTCGTTTCATCGACGTAAGTCTACCACGGTGGTTGTCATTAACCAATCATCCACCCGATCATTCCGGCGAAACTCCCGGCCGTCTGCAGCACGCCGCCTGCCCCACACCACCAGGGCAGCGCACCCGGACCCCGCCTCAGCCATGATTTCGCAGAACCCGATCGGGCAAAAGCGAAGCGGCCCGACGTGCCGGCAACACAGCCGCACACAAAGCGAAGAGGAGAGCCAGAAAGATCGAGAAGAAGAGAGCTGGAAAAGAAAGCTCCACCGGTATCTGTTCAAGATAAAAATCGGCACTGAAGAGATCTACCTCTCTTCCCGCAAAGAACCCTGCCATGTTTTCGAAGGCCTGGAGAACCTCATTCAGATGGAGCGAGAGAACTGTGCCCAGAAGCACACCCAGAACCGCGCCACCGAACCCGATGACACCTCCGCACAGGAGAAAAATGCCACCCGTCTGGCGAGCAGACATCCCCGTGGC is from Alkalispirochaeta americana and encodes:
- a CDS encoding AI-2E family transporter, which encodes MKKFDNLLPEIIFLLVLTAFSLAFFRLMSPFLLSAFLAVVLANLFWPIFDRISRRFGKPRLAAALTTGLIILIVIIPAGTVTALVAAEVIELVGIFRRQWGETPVTELLTILQEHVAALPLIRSVLAYLPEEEVARAFEETFRASGDHLLRMARRYLGSVSTGLFKFLITILLTFFFILDGPRMVHRIKEFLPLSDHNIDQITSETVNTIGATLASTVFLGILEGAMTTILFLSLGLPSPFLWGVVTMVLSMIPLVGTNLILLPAGILSILLGRPLAGFIIICVGAGIVGINQNIIRPKLVGNRTGLHPALALLSTIGGLAHLGLIGFLVGPVAASLFIVTWRQFGKRYERILAEKNTPLL
- a CDS encoding DNA topoisomerase IV subunit B, whose product is MTKYDENSIKTLSSLDHIRLRSGMYVGRLGDGSNFEDGIYILIKEIVDNAIDEFIMGHGRKIEIKRDDDGTITVRDYGRGIPLGKLKDAVSQINTGAKYNDEVFQFSVGLNGVGTKAVNALSEHFHAVSFRDGAWAEAIFAAGVLKKHRQGKKSSQKDGTWVQFRPDHSLFGEYQFNEEFILQRLWNYAYLNAGLAILYNKQKIFSNGGLKDLLANEVGDAELYGIAHYRDERLEFALTHTSNYGETYFSFVNGQFTADGGTHQSAFREGVLKGVNEFFKKNYAGEDVREGIAGAVAVRLKEPQFEGQTKNKLGNSDIRGWIVNQVREAVADFLFRNQGAAKKLEAKITQNEKLRKELNTVRKESREAAKRISLKIPKLKDCKFHRGDRDKRGEESTIFITEGDSATGSMVGARDVYTQAIFSLRGKPQNMYAKKRGEIYRNEELYNMMMALGIEEDVATLRYQRIVIATDADHDGFHIRNLLLTFFLQYFEELVVANHMYILETPLFRVRNKKETRYCYSEAERARAVQEIRGAEVTRFKGLGEISPREFGQFIGEDMRIVPVNLKTIKDIQETLTFFMGKNTPERRAFIMENLI
- a CDS encoding RelA/SpoT domain-containing protein, encoding MEKALHEMQRRIKVALASAEISSPTLKYRIKSFDSFYEKLLRRSRESGPGGDVLITDLLGVRVVCPFVEELTVVEEALRGAFEITEVERKGAHLGETEFGYSSVHLLIELPRDIRDSFHLDRRWICEVQLRTILQDAWAEVEHELVYKAELTPLDTKLRRKLAALNANLTLSDIIFQEIRDYQRTMSRKLMRRRATFWSQLGELSGSKSASGNGSEGEDPIHTGSDTIDTMLIRALHFHSQKDYKSAIRVYGDILAYQPEPYVSAIIYTHRGMARFAVQDTAGAVEDFTATIKISPKTTKAYHYRGVVYRAQGKTEEALTDFSRCLEYDPYHVDSRIARAELYREMGEQETALADCQFVLKLEPDNPAAGELLRELHELPAGQEKS
- a CDS encoding ferredoxin-thioredoxin reductase catalytic domain-containing protein — its product is MKQRTVEETQHFIDKAARHYGWVPVGDAQFRQRIAQGLTDNVNRYGYYLCPCRDGEGLRQEDRDIICPCTYAAPDIADYGQCFCGLFLSPEKSREGGDVSQIPERRPLER
- a CDS encoding DNA topoisomerase IV subunit A — its product is MAYVHTLFNSNFLEYASYVIKDRAIPHVEDGLKPVQRRILHSLLEVDDGKFHKVANVVGHCMKYHPHGDASIYEALVVLANKGLFIDTQGNFGNIFTGDRASAARYIECRINPIAKEILWRPELTEYVESYDGRNREPVVFPAKIPLALVLGAEGIAVGMSTRILPHNFVEVIRAVQAALRGETVELYPDFPTGGLLDVSDYAQGQGKVLVRATLDTSDEKRIVIREIPFGTTTESLIASIENATRRGKIKIAQINDYTSENVEIEIRLPRGVYTQDVVDGLYAFTDCEQSISVNLLMIHENKPRLFTVPEVIQYHARQLVTLLERELRHEEQELLERLHLRTLERIFIEERIYKRIEEERSHQGVSAAVFDGFIPFRAELVRDVTDEDIERLLKIPIRRISRYDIERNLQEVQAIGQRLEAVREHLKDLVTYALAFLEGVLENHGEAFPRLTTLQAFRRVDVREAAPRDRQLRYDEKTGYLGYGLAEGTEVAAVSPYDRVLLIDATAGYRVVDVPEKLFVGEGLLHAGLADKELLAETVFTLVYCNDQGAACLKRCAIEQFILGKDYSLLPEGARVLAFTTLVDGVIRLRYKKKPRIQKLEEDFDISEYLVKSTRAGGVRLSTKEVSSVKVLTSRARSRRNQA
- a CDS encoding DUF6657 family protein, which gives rise to MAEIKSALEIALEKTRDIQGDPEAVRKHEARNEGRKMLATLRKDPDFQLKKALKAFPKNELVWVKEGLFEAVRSNLVLPQEERDLARLDELATVMKELSRDRSMVDAILQQVREFFSRYLQDRNQLIEGLTEQYGPRLKQREQQLSQQYGRPVRLEASQDPEFAKLLQDHLGNLQEQYQRALGEVETHLRSMAGI
- the radC gene encoding RadC family protein codes for the protein MEQVKNGCGPRERLLGEGAHVLSDQDLLAVVLGSGHQGCGVFALAQRVLGVLEESQFRATPQELMSVSGVGPAKATLLAAAVEFCRRVLAPRNYRIRHPSDAVPLLQHYADRRQEHFLAISLNGAHEVNAVRIVSVGLVNRTLVHPREVFADALQDRAAAIIVAHNHPSGNTDPSAEDRAVTRTLTEAGDILGIRLLDHIVFSSQGYYSFRENDEL
- a CDS encoding glutaredoxin family protein; translation: MEKAIDSLTFETVDGPLRDHEVTVFSLSTCAFCHKAIDFLTTSGVQFQYIHLDLIDQSTKRAVKRELSDRFDNVVVFPILVVDHQRAFSGFTESVWTRALDL